The following proteins are co-located in the Acinetobacter shaoyimingii genome:
- a CDS encoding nuclear transport factor 2 family protein, translating to MTIQTTQQSITRWHEMLKSQDMSILNDLLDDNVTFRSPVAYKPYPGKQIVFFILTNVIQIFENFTYHREFYSDDGQNVVLEFSANIGDKKLKGIDMIQFNDQGKIIDFEVMIRPRSGLNALAELMGQRMATLGL from the coding sequence ATGACGATTCAAACCACTCAACAATCAATCACACGCTGGCATGAGATGCTTAAATCGCAAGACATGTCTATATTGAACGACTTGCTTGACGACAATGTGACATTCCGTTCACCTGTGGCCTATAAGCCGTATCCAGGTAAACAAATTGTATTTTTTATATTAACAAATGTAATTCAGATCTTTGAGAACTTTACATATCATCGTGAGTTTTATAGTGATGACGGACAAAATGTGGTGCTTGAATTTTCAGCAAACATTGGTGATAAAAAATTAAAAGGGATTGATATGATTCAGTTTAATGATCAAGGCAAAATCATTGATTTTGAAGTGATGATTAGACCTAGAAGTGGCTTGAATGCCTTGGCTGAACTCATGGGACAACGTATGGCGACTTTAGGTTTATAG
- a CDS encoding NADPH-dependent 2,4-dienoyl-CoA reductase — translation MSNYPHLLAPLDLGFTTLRNRVLMGSMHVGLEEVEGGYERMAAFYAERAQGGVGLIVTGGIAPNDAGVTFAGGSKLDSIEEAEKHKVITQAVHDAGGKIAMQILHTGRYSYQAENVAPSTIQAPINPTKPHALTSAEVHQTIADFANCAKLAQFAGYDGVEIMGSEGYLINEFIAARTNHRDDEWGGSYENRIRLPIEIVKRTRAEVGENFIIIYRLSMLDLVEGGSTFEEVVHLAKEIEKAGATIINTGIGWHEARIPTIATKVPRAAFTWVTQKLKGQVKVPLITSNRINTPEMAEHVLASGHADMVSMARPLLADAFFVQKAEQAKSDEINTCIGCNQACLDHIFSMRIATCLVNPRACYETELIFKESNQVKNIAVIGAGPAGLSFSTYAAERGHQVTLFEASNQIGGQFNIAKTIPGKEEFYETLRYFKRKIELQPNIKLQLNHAVTYEELTDSAFDEIVVATGVTPRQLDIEGIDHPKVMSYLDVLRDGQPVGKRVAIIGAGGIGFDTAEFLTHEGESASLNPDKFYDEWGIDKTYAHVGGLKQPSVEQADREIYLLQRKSNSVGAGLGKTTGWIHRTGLKHRQVNMIPGVSYEKIDDQGLHILVNEQPKVLDVDHVIICAGQEPYTAMYDQLQTDGKSVHLIGGALEAGELDAKRAIRQGAELAAVI, via the coding sequence ATGTCCAATTATCCTCATTTACTTGCACCACTTGATTTAGGCTTCACTACATTGAGAAACCGTGTACTTATGGGCTCAATGCATGTGGGATTAGAAGAAGTCGAGGGTGGCTATGAACGTATGGCTGCTTTCTATGCAGAACGTGCACAAGGTGGTGTTGGACTGATTGTCACTGGTGGGATTGCACCCAATGATGCTGGGGTGACCTTTGCAGGTGGCTCTAAATTAGATTCAATAGAAGAAGCTGAAAAGCATAAGGTGATTACCCAAGCTGTGCATGATGCTGGTGGTAAAATTGCGATGCAGATTTTGCATACTGGCCGTTATTCTTATCAAGCTGAAAATGTTGCACCGTCAACAATTCAAGCGCCAATTAACCCGACTAAACCTCATGCACTGACATCTGCTGAAGTCCATCAGACCATTGCTGATTTTGCCAATTGTGCAAAGCTGGCGCAATTTGCAGGCTATGATGGCGTTGAAATCATGGGCTCAGAAGGTTACTTAATCAATGAGTTCATTGCTGCACGTACTAATCATCGTGATGATGAATGGGGTGGGAGCTATGAAAATCGTATCCGTTTGCCGATTGAAATTGTAAAACGTACTCGTGCAGAAGTGGGTGAAAACTTTATTATTATTTATCGTCTATCAATGCTTGATCTGGTCGAAGGCGGTTCAACATTCGAAGAAGTTGTTCATCTTGCCAAAGAAATAGAAAAAGCAGGTGCAACCATTATCAATACAGGTATAGGCTGGCATGAAGCGCGTATTCCGACCATTGCGACCAAAGTGCCACGCGCTGCATTTACTTGGGTCACGCAAAAATTAAAAGGGCAAGTGAAAGTACCTTTAATCACCTCAAACCGAATTAATACTCCTGAAATGGCTGAGCATGTTTTGGCTTCGGGACATGCGGATATGGTGTCGATGGCGCGTCCGCTATTGGCTGATGCATTTTTTGTACAAAAGGCCGAACAAGCCAAAAGTGATGAGATCAATACCTGTATTGGTTGTAACCAAGCCTGTCTAGATCATATTTTCTCTATGCGTATTGCAACGTGTTTAGTCAATCCTCGTGCATGTTATGAAACTGAACTCATTTTTAAAGAGTCAAATCAAGTTAAAAACATTGCTGTGATTGGAGCTGGACCTGCGGGATTAAGCTTTTCAACTTATGCAGCTGAACGTGGTCATCAAGTCACACTATTTGAAGCGTCAAATCAAATTGGTGGTCAATTTAATATTGCCAAGACCATTCCAGGTAAAGAAGAATTCTATGAAACTTTACGTTACTTTAAACGTAAAATTGAATTGCAACCCAACATCAAACTTCAGCTTAATCATGCTGTAACTTATGAAGAATTAACAGATTCAGCATTTGATGAGATTGTGGTTGCCACTGGTGTAACTCCTCGTCAATTGGATATTGAAGGTATCGATCATCCAAAAGTCATGTCTTATTTGGATGTGCTCAGAGATGGTCAGCCAGTAGGCAAACGTGTTGCGATTATTGGTGCGGGTGGGATCGGGTTTGATACCGCAGAATTTTTAACACATGAAGGCGAAAGTGCCAGCTTAAACCCAGACAAGTTCTATGATGAATGGGGAATTGATAAAACTTATGCACATGTCGGTGGTTTAAAGCAACCAAGCGTGGAACAAGCTGATCGAGAAATATACCTACTGCAACGGAAATCTAACTCTGTAGGTGCTGGTTTGGGTAAAACCACAGGTTGGATTCACCGAACAGGTTTGAAACATCGTCAGGTGAATATGATTCCAGGTGTGAGTTATGAAAAAATTGATGACCAAGGTTTACATATTTTAGTGAATGAGCAACCGAAAGTTTTAGATGTGGATCATGTGATTATTTGCGCAGGTCAAGAGCCATATACCGCGATGTATGATCAGTTACAAACCGATGGTAAGTCTGTGCATTTAATTGGAGGTGCATTGGAGGCAGGTGAACTCGATGCTAAACGTGCAATTCGCCAAGGTGCAGAATTGGCAGCAGTAATTTAA
- a CDS encoding CaiB/BaiF CoA transferase family protein yields the protein MGALQGIRVLDLSRVLAGPWCGQILADLGAEVIKIERPHVGDDTRSWGPPWMPDQDGQATRESGYYQCANRNKYSVAVDISSEQGQALIREIALTSDVVIENYKAGSLAKYGLDYASLSALNPDLVYCSITGFGQDGPRAEEPGYDFIIQGMSGLMSITGEKDDLPGGGAQKVGVAVVDIQTGLYSTIAIQAALLARQHTGRGQYIDMSLLDVQVAALANQGMNYLTSGVAPKRMGNNHPNIVPYQTFKAKDKEFIIACGNDKQFKDLCIAIGRPELLEDTRYLRNQDRVKHRDELIPLLSTYFLTKNAKDWVDAIHAVKVPVGVINSVADALDEPQIQHRNMVVNIPHELNPDFKVIASPMKLSETPVEYHRAPPQLGEHTQSILSRFKSKEELLQLKAQGIIDGEVA from the coding sequence ATGGGTGCCTTACAAGGAATTCGTGTATTAGATTTGAGTCGAGTATTGGCAGGTCCCTGGTGTGGTCAAATCTTGGCTGATCTGGGTGCTGAAGTCATCAAAATTGAGCGCCCGCATGTCGGTGATGATACCCGTTCATGGGGGCCGCCGTGGATGCCAGATCAGGATGGTCAAGCAACCCGTGAGTCTGGTTATTATCAATGTGCCAACCGCAATAAATATTCAGTTGCCGTGGATATTTCATCAGAACAAGGTCAAGCTTTGATTCGTGAGATTGCTCTAACTTCAGATGTCGTGATTGAAAATTATAAAGCAGGTTCTTTGGCAAAATACGGTTTGGATTATGCCAGTTTAAGTGCACTCAATCCTGATTTGGTCTATTGTTCGATCACAGGCTTTGGACAAGATGGTCCGCGTGCAGAAGAACCCGGTTATGATTTTATTATCCAAGGTATGTCAGGCTTGATGAGCATTACCGGCGAAAAGGATGACTTACCCGGTGGTGGTGCGCAGAAAGTTGGAGTAGCAGTGGTCGATATTCAAACGGGATTGTATTCGACCATTGCCATTCAAGCCGCTTTATTGGCACGACAACATACGGGGCGTGGTCAATATATTGATATGTCATTGCTTGATGTGCAAGTGGCAGCATTGGCCAACCAAGGGATGAACTATTTGACTTCAGGTGTTGCACCAAAGCGTATGGGAAATAATCATCCGAATATTGTGCCGTATCAAACGTTTAAAGCCAAAGATAAAGAATTTATTATCGCTTGTGGTAATGATAAACAGTTTAAGGATTTGTGCATTGCCATTGGTCGACCTGAATTATTAGAAGATACGAGATATTTACGTAATCAAGACCGAGTTAAACATCGGGATGAATTGATTCCGTTGTTGTCGACGTATTTTTTAACGAAAAATGCCAAGGACTGGGTCGATGCGATTCATGCGGTCAAAGTCCCTGTAGGGGTGATTAATTCAGTGGCTGATGCTTTGGATGAACCACAAATCCAGCATCGCAACATGGTGGTCAATATTCCACATGAGTTGAATCCTGATTTTAAAGTGATTGCATCTCCAATGAAATTATCAGAAACACCTGTGGAGTATCATCGTGCACCACCACAATTGGGCGAGCATACACAAAGCATTCTGTCGCGATTTAAAAGCAAAGAAGAACTACTTCAACTCAAAGCCCAAGGCATTATTGATGGTGAAGTGGCTTAG
- a CDS encoding MFS transporter — protein sequence MNNQNHAGAGTLSTKLPSNLGTAHRIGANTWKLAFIFAFVSLVIDGVDIMLLSFSLTSLKAEFGLSSFQAGMLGSSSLAGMALGGITGGWACDKFGRVRTIAWSVVFFSIMTCILGFTQTYEQFMILRFIGAFGLGSLYMACNTLMAEYVPTKYRTTVLGTLQTGQTVGYIVATLLAGAIIPDHGWRMLFYVTIIPAAFALIFMRFIPEPASWQEAKIEQLKRKEQNIIQPQVQISATTKAPSESIYKRIFSHQQHRKMFLLWMTTAAFLQFGYYGVNNWMPTYLETELNMNFKALTGYMVGAYTAMILGKIIAGYAADKLGRRVTFVFGTVSTAAFLPVIIFFNTPDNIAYLLITFGFLYGIPYGVNATYMAETFSTDVRGTAIGGAYNMGRLGAAVAPATIGIIAAGGSFTMAFIVMGGAYFIAGVIPGLFIRERQYDPQQSSLISSVDQDTDDQSSSIQPNVEKTVTVK from the coding sequence ATGAATAATCAAAATCACGCTGGAGCAGGAACGCTCAGCACGAAATTACCATCAAATCTTGGGACAGCACATCGCATAGGCGCAAATACTTGGAAACTGGCATTCATCTTTGCATTTGTTTCATTGGTGATTGATGGCGTGGATATTATGCTGCTGTCTTTTAGCTTGACGAGTCTCAAAGCTGAATTTGGCTTGTCTTCATTTCAAGCTGGAATGCTGGGAAGTAGCTCACTCGCAGGAATGGCATTGGGTGGTATTACTGGCGGATGGGCATGTGATAAATTTGGTCGAGTTAGAACAATTGCTTGGTCAGTGGTGTTCTTCTCGATCATGACCTGTATTTTAGGTTTTACTCAAACCTATGAACAATTCATGATTCTGCGTTTTATCGGTGCATTTGGTTTGGGTTCACTTTACATGGCATGTAATACGCTCATGGCTGAATATGTACCAACTAAATATCGTACTACTGTTTTGGGAACATTACAGACTGGGCAAACAGTTGGTTATATCGTAGCAACACTCTTGGCTGGTGCGATTATTCCAGATCATGGGTGGCGCATGTTGTTTTATGTCACCATTATTCCAGCAGCTTTTGCTTTAATCTTCATGCGTTTTATTCCAGAACCTGCATCTTGGCAAGAAGCGAAAATTGAACAATTGAAACGTAAAGAACAAAATATTATTCAGCCTCAAGTTCAAATAAGTGCGACAACAAAAGCACCATCGGAAAGTATTTATAAGCGTATTTTTAGTCATCAACAACATCGTAAAATGTTTTTATTGTGGATGACAACCGCTGCTTTTCTACAGTTTGGTTATTATGGCGTAAATAACTGGATGCCGACCTATTTAGAAACCGAACTCAATATGAATTTTAAAGCCCTCACAGGTTATATGGTGGGTGCATATACGGCAATGATATTAGGCAAAATTATTGCAGGCTATGCAGCTGATAAATTAGGTCGTCGTGTTACTTTCGTGTTTGGTACGGTCAGTACGGCTGCATTCCTTCCTGTAATTATTTTCTTTAACACACCAGATAATATTGCTTATTTGCTCATTACCTTCGGCTTTTTATATGGCATTCCATATGGTGTCAATGCGACCTATATGGCTGAAACTTTCTCTACCGATGTGCGTGGTACAGCAATTGGTGGTGCATACAATATGGGGCGTCTAGGCGCAGCTGTTGCACCAGCGACCATTGGTATTATTGCAGCAGGTGGCTCATTTACTATGGCATTTATTGTGATGGGTGGAGCTTATTTCATTGCAGGGGTTATTCCAGGCTTGTTTATTCGTGAACGGCAGTATGATCCACAGCAATCGTCTTTAATAAGCTCAGTTGATCAGGATACGGATGACCAATCTTCAAGCATACAACCAAATGTAGAAAAAACAGTAACAGTCAAATAA
- a CDS encoding PadR family transcriptional regulator — protein MSLSYVLLTSLIEKPSSGFELARRFDRSMGFFWNATHQQIYRELGAMQKKGWISVIEDENDTGRKKTYRVEQLGRTELADWMVKQSPPAQLREELMVRLRAEAQLGGNTVLPELERHLTLHQQNLKVYQSIYDKDFKQGDDQDRTLYIHKMILQLGIELEIGWIGWLERVISHLRTFKI, from the coding sequence ATGTCTTTATCGTATGTGCTATTGACCAGTCTAATCGAAAAACCAAGCTCTGGTTTCGAACTAGCACGTCGTTTCGATCGCTCCATGGGTTTCTTTTGGAATGCAACGCATCAGCAAATTTATCGTGAATTGGGCGCAATGCAAAAAAAAGGTTGGATCTCTGTTATTGAAGATGAAAATGACACAGGTAGAAAAAAAACCTATCGCGTTGAACAGTTAGGTCGTACAGAACTTGCAGACTGGATGGTTAAACAAAGCCCGCCTGCGCAACTGCGTGAAGAACTCATGGTTCGTCTACGTGCAGAAGCACAATTGGGTGGCAATACCGTACTGCCTGAGCTAGAGCGACACTTAACATTACATCAACAAAATTTAAAAGTTTATCAAAGTATTTATGATAAAGATTTTAAACAGGGTGATGATCAAGACCGCACACTTTACATTCATAAAATGATTTTGCAGTTAGGTATTGAATTAGAGATCGGTTGGATTGGCTGGCTTGAACGCGTTATTTCACACCTAAGAACATTTAAAATTTAA
- a CDS encoding alpha/beta fold hydrolase — protein MPHYHMPDGEQLYVREIGQGEPVLVLSGLGMQSWQWLPFLLPYVQKFKFIIPDWRGFGGSKHCKIPANLDAIESHWLDIEALLKLLNLERTIVIAYSMGATTAMHGMQYGQFKDQIKSYLHIDQTPKITADDVWPYGLLGKKHPQLKQLLEELSGVLHQHEDVKNISDLSQVDQQHLTQLWISFIELQASDKITPKVFKLAFHFPKLQKHILPIQRLDYLTWYIDSYFNHNEDYREAVTSLKQPATFFIGEQSTLYPSQGQLFIANSLENSQHVLFHKSGHTPLITEPVKFSQEIGRFLKNSV, from the coding sequence ATGCCACATTATCACATGCCAGATGGTGAACAACTTTACGTTCGTGAAATAGGACAAGGTGAGCCTGTACTGGTGCTATCTGGTCTGGGAATGCAAAGCTGGCAATGGTTGCCTTTTCTTTTACCTTACGTCCAGAAGTTTAAATTTATTATTCCAGATTGGCGTGGTTTTGGTGGCTCTAAACATTGCAAAATTCCAGCAAATTTAGATGCGATTGAAAGCCATTGGTTAGACATTGAAGCACTGCTCAAATTGTTAAATCTTGAACGTACCATTGTGATTGCATATTCTATGGGTGCAACCACTGCTATGCACGGTATGCAATATGGTCAGTTTAAAGACCAAATTAAAAGCTATTTACATATTGATCAAACGCCTAAAATAACTGCTGATGATGTTTGGCCTTATGGACTATTAGGCAAAAAGCATCCTCAACTTAAACAACTACTCGAAGAATTATCAGGTGTTCTGCATCAACATGAAGATGTCAAAAATATCTCTGACTTAAGCCAAGTCGATCAACAGCACTTAACACAACTATGGATTTCATTTATCGAATTACAAGCATCCGATAAAATCACACCTAAAGTTTTTAAGCTGGCGTTTCATTTTCCTAAATTACAAAAACATATTTTGCCGATTCAGCGCTTAGATTATTTGACTTGGTATATTGATAGTTATTTCAATCATAACGAAGATTATCGTGAAGCAGTGACTTCATTGAAACAGCCTGCAACCTTCTTCATTGGTGAGCAATCGACATTGTATCCATCTCAGGGGCAGCTATTTATCGCCAACTCTCTTGAAAATAGCCAACACGTATTGTTTCATAAATCTGGGCATACACCACTGATTACAGAGCCAGTTAAATTCAGCCAAGAAATTGGAAGATTTTTAAAAAATAGCGTATAA